From Hartmannibacter diazotrophicus, a single genomic window includes:
- a CDS encoding ArsR/SmtB family transcription factor, with protein MKLAYQMDNDSHQPLRSEIAEMEKKASDVARLLSALGQSKRLMVLCLLAEKEMSVGALAEAVNLSQSALSQHLARMRDLGIVSTRREAQTIYYCLASAETRKLIEVLYETFCNTGKK; from the coding sequence ATGAAATTGGCCTATCAAATGGACAACGACAGTCATCAGCCGCTGCGCTCCGAAATCGCCGAGATGGAGAAGAAGGCATCCGACGTTGCAAGGCTTCTGTCCGCTCTCGGACAGTCGAAGCGGCTGATGGTGCTTTGCCTGCTGGCCGAAAAGGAAATGTCGGTTGGCGCGCTGGCCGAGGCCGTCAATCTCAGCCAGTCGGCCCTCTCGCAGCATCTGGCCAGAATGCGCGATCTCGGCATCGTGTCGACGCGCCGCGAGGCTCAGACGATCTACTATTGCCTTGCCTCCGCGGAGACCCGCAAGCTGATCGAAGTGCTCTACGAGACCTTCTGCAACACCGGCAAGAAGTGA
- a CDS encoding DUF167 family protein produces the protein MDANGPLRLEGDDLIVIVRATPRAPRDEIAGVKAMSDGREVVQARVRAVPEDGAANAAIAALVAKAAGMPKSAGNVTAGQTSRVKTVRVTGAGKPGLDALSRLCGL, from the coding sequence ATGGATGCGAACGGCCCGCTTCGGCTGGAGGGCGACGATCTCATCGTCATCGTCCGGGCGACGCCGCGTGCGCCGCGCGACGAGATCGCCGGCGTCAAGGCCATGTCGGACGGGCGCGAGGTCGTGCAGGCCAGAGTGAGGGCGGTTCCGGAGGATGGCGCGGCCAATGCCGCGATCGCCGCGCTTGTCGCCAAGGCGGCGGGCATGCCGAAATCCGCCGGCAACGTGACGGCGGGCCAGACATCACGGGTCAAGACGGTGCGGGTGACGGGCGCCGGAAAGCCGGGGCTCGACGCTCTCTCGCGGCTCTGCGGGCTTTGA
- a CDS encoding YggT family protein, with the protein MRAILDVITIALNLYMWIVIASAIFSWLYAFNVVNPRNQVVSMIGNALFQMTEPVLRPIRNFLPSFGGLDVSPIVLYLIIILIQQIIYRYAYPLAPF; encoded by the coding sequence ATGCGCGCCATTCTCGATGTGATCACGATCGCGCTCAATCTTTACATGTGGATCGTGATTGCCTCGGCTATCTTCAGCTGGCTCTACGCGTTCAACGTCGTCAATCCGCGCAATCAGGTCGTCTCGATGATCGGCAACGCGCTCTTCCAGATGACCGAACCGGTACTGCGGCCGATCCGGAATTTCCTGCCGAGTTTCGGCGGTCTCGATGTTTCGCCGATCGTTCTCTATCTGATCATCATCCTGATCCAGCAGATCATCTACCGCTACGCCTATCCGCTGGCGCCCTTCTGA
- a CDS encoding glutamine amidotransferase, translating to MFETETFARGEALSPARRPKILVVLHQETSSPGRIGQLLEKRGYALDIRRPRFGDPLPGTMRGHAGAIIFGGPMSANDPDPGIVRETDWIRVPLKEEAPFLGICLGAQMLARQLGAHVAPHVDGMTEIGYYRIRPTEAGREMMEWPGFVYQWHREGFEMPSGGELLATGDSFRNQAFRYGKAAYGIQFHAELTYAMMNRWTVRGSSRMSMPGAQSRRDHFAGRAIHDAAVRTWLNRFLDLWLEGTVPPALSAADSELKR from the coding sequence CTGTTCGAGACCGAGACTTTCGCACGCGGAGAAGCACTTTCGCCGGCAAGGCGTCCGAAGATCCTCGTCGTGCTGCATCAGGAAACGTCCAGCCCCGGCCGCATCGGCCAGCTGCTGGAAAAAAGAGGCTATGCCCTCGACATCAGGAGGCCAAGGTTCGGCGATCCGCTGCCCGGCACAATGCGCGGGCATGCCGGCGCGATCATCTTCGGCGGTCCGATGAGCGCCAATGATCCCGATCCCGGCATCGTGCGGGAGACGGACTGGATTCGGGTGCCGCTCAAGGAGGAGGCCCCGTTTCTCGGCATCTGCCTTGGCGCCCAGATGCTGGCGCGCCAGCTCGGGGCCCATGTCGCGCCGCATGTCGATGGCATGACGGAGATCGGCTACTATCGCATCCGCCCGACCGAGGCCGGCCGGGAAATGATGGAGTGGCCCGGTTTCGTCTACCAGTGGCACCGCGAGGGGTTTGAAATGCCCTCTGGCGGGGAGCTGCTCGCGACGGGCGATTCCTTCCGCAATCAGGCCTTCCGCTACGGCAAGGCGGCCTATGGCATCCAGTTCCATGCCGAACTCACCTACGCGATGATGAACCGCTGGACGGTGCGCGGCAGTTCGCGCATGTCGATGCCGGGCGCGCAGAGCCGGCGGGATCATTTCGCCGGCCGGGCCATCCACGACGCGGCGGTGCGCACCTGGCTGAACCGGTTTCTGGATCTGTGGCTGGAAGGCACCGTGCCGCCGGCTCTTTCCGCGGCCGACAGCGAGTTGAAGCGCTGA